CTTCTTATCCGCTCCTGCAAAGATTCTTGCTGAACGATTAATGAAAGATCCCAATATGGCACAACGCCCTTCATTAACAGGATTATCAATTGTTGATGAGATGGATAAAATACTTGAAGAGCGTCATCATCTTTATATGGATTCTGCAAGTCATGTAATAAATGTAGATTGTCAGGAGATGCAAATATTAGGACAGTTTTTAGAAGTACTCAATATTGATTAATGAATTTGTAATTTTTTACATTATAAATTTTTTGTCATCTCCAAAATGATGATTTTCATCTATTCTAATCTAATATAGTAGACAAATAACTTATTGTTTATTAATAGTAAGTTATTAGTGATGCTATTTGTAAGGTTATTTTTCTTTTATTCCGAGACTTTTACCGCTAATATTAAATCAGTTAGTTTTGTAAGGTTTTAAATTTATAATGGAGTATTAACTAATGAACAATAATAATAATAACTCTTATTCGATAGCAGGATCTATCTATGCGAATTATATTATTGAAAGTATCGCTTTAATCGTGATTATGCAATTTTCTGAGGAAATATCAGCTCAACTTAACACTGACCTAGTTGGCGTTGGTTTTGTGGCTTCAGGAATAGGATTTGGCAAAATATTGCTGATGTTTGCCGGTGGCATATTATCCGATAAGTTTGGCCGTAAACCATTTATTTTAATGGGAATGTTTTGTTATATTATCTTTTTTTCTGGGATTCTTTTTTGTCACAATATAACTTTCGCCTTTTACTTAGCAATGTTTATTGGTGCAGGAAACTCTTTTTTAGACACTGGCTCAATGCCAGCATTGACCGAATGCTTTCCTAGATCAGCAGGTACAGCAAGCGTTTTAATTAAAGCATTTATCTCAATGGGAACCTTGGTTTTACCATTTATTGTTACTGTATTTCATACTTATCATTTGTGGTATGGTTATGCTTTCCTATTCTTTATTGCTTGTATCATTCTTAATTTGTTACTACTCGCGCCAAGAAAATTTCCTTCTAAAAATACAGTTATCTGTGGTAATGAAGGGAATAATGACTATTTTATTGGTAAACCTAATATTTTCTTTGAAGGTATTTTATTAATCATTATGGGCTTTACCACTACAGCAACTTTCGTGATCATTTTACAATGGTTACCGGCAATTGCAGAAAAGGGTATAGGGATGGATCAAATGGAGGCCAAACAGTTAATCAGTTATTACAGCACGGCTTCAATAATTTCTGTTTTTACAACAGCCTATATTGTTAAAAAATTCATAAAACCTATTTTTTGTATTATTATATTGCCTTTACTTTCAGTGTTAACTTTGTTGGTTTTTCTCTTTAATCTTAATCCTACCATGAGTTTAATTGCGGCAATTGGAATGGGATTAACTGCCGCAGGTGGTGTATTACAACTTACCTTGGTTGTTATGCAACAGCTATTCCCTGACCGTAAAGGCTTTGCAGTCGGAACGATGTATACTTTAAGTGGCTTATCATTTATTGTAATCCCACTAATAGTACCAAAATTAGCCATGACAAATGTTAGCTATGCAATTTTAGTCGATCTTGTCGTTGCATTATCAAGTGTAATATTAGGCTTAATTGTTTATTCACGTTTCAAGAAAGTCATTGATATGAAGAAAATTTAATAACTATCCGCATAAAAAAGCATCTTATTGCAATAAGATGCTTTAGTATTCATAATTAATTCACTGTGAAATAATTATTAGAGTCGTTACTAATCTTCTGATTATTAAAACCTTATATTTTATTAGATAGCTATCTAGTTTCGGCAGTAATGCTAAGGATACTCTCTAATAGTATTCCGATTTCAAACCTATTGATAGCTCGCATGCCAAAATTGGTTCCTATTTTTTTATGCCGATCTTATAAGATAATTTATGGAATATTCATATTTGTCTTGTATTAACACTAGATTTTAAAAAAAACTTATGGCTATTTTTCTAATTTCTTAGGGCAACGATTACCTCAAACTAAAAACCTAAAAGATACTTTTACCTCAATTCTACACTAATACATCGGATTATTATGTTTGAACATTTGGAATTGTTATGTTATCAATACGAATCATCTATCGATTTGTATATTTATAGTATTTTATTTAATAGATTATGTTTGGAAAGTTTAGAGAGATTTGCCACAAAAGAAATTTATCACTTTTGTGGCTTTTTATTGATTAATTATCTTTAGTAATATTACTTAACTTAATTTACGATTCGGTAGTTCAAAAATTTTATGATATCTAGCAATAATTACCAATGCTAAAACTGACCCTAATACAGCAATAAATGCATCTAATAAAATGATATTAGCGATACTGGTTTTTGAAATAATTCCAGTTATAACCGGTATAGAGAAAGTTGCTATACTAGACGAAGTGAAGAAAATACCAAGAACTTTACCTTTACCTTCCGGATAAAATTCTGACATTGTTGTTAAAGCTAATTGAAGAACACCACCAGCTGCTGTAAATCCTAAGATAAAACCACCCGCCATACACAACATTGGTGAAGGGAATAAGAATAAAACGAACAGCATAATTGCTGATAAACAAGGATAAACGAACACAACATAAACAGGACGAATCCAGCTTTTAACTAATATTGAAGTTAGAATAACACTTGTTAATGTACCAATTGCATAATAACTTATAGTTTGAGCTGATGCAGAAGGGCTCATCATTGCAACTGATTCGGAAAATTTAGGTAACCAAATTGACACTAAATAAAATGTTGCTGTTGATGTATAACCAATAATAATAAAGCAAATTCCTTCGATCCAAAAGTTTGCTTTTTGTTTTAATTTTGGTAATGGCTTTGTATCTTTCTCAATAGATTCATCTGCAATTTCTTCTGCTGCTGGTTGTTTATGATTTGGGAATGGCATTTTTAACACAGCTAATGCATTAAGAGCTAAAATAGCAACACAGAATAAGAATGACCAACCATAATAAGCTTTAGAGGCGATAATCATAGTCATCACAATCGGTAATATAAATTGCCCACCAGCAATGGCTGCTTTAGTTAAAATTGAAGCTGTACCTGTTGCCTTAGGAAATGACTCCATTAATGCAGGATAAGTACCAGCATCCAGTGTTGAGTTAGCAATACCACCTAAAACAGCAAATATAAATGCAATTTGTAGATTTGGGCTAATCAAAATGCCAAGCAAAAATCCTATATAAAATAGACCACCTAAAAATACGAAAGGTTTACGACCAAATTTATCTGATAGTGCGCCCATAACAAACAAAACAATTAATCGTCCAATCCCCAAACCAGAGATCACATAAGCAATCCCCGCACTGTCGGTATTTAATTGATTAGCCAAATAGTCCATATTTTGGGCTAGAATGATTGCTCCCATACCATGAACAAAGTAGTTCATATATAAGCATATCGAGGTAGGAATATATTTATTTTTCATAGTGCATCCTTTGTTAAACAATTTAATTTTGTATTTCATTCCAATTATTAAAATCGGCTAAATTTTTTTGATCATATTTTTTATTTACAGGTCATTTAATTTATATCAAATCTATTAGTATCAAATTCGCATTAGTTATTTTTATCTATAAATCAAAATAATACGTTCATTTTTGCTATTTAAATTAAGAATTATTCGTAAATAATTTTTATGACTATTTGGCTTATTATGAATAAATTTATTAAAAAAATAAATTAAAATAACAAAATCTATAGATAAAATTATTTTATTGTTTTACATTATTAGCAACTTATTTTTTTTATTTCAGATAAATTTTTAAAATTTCAGGAGGATTGTATGGCAATTGAACGTCCTATTGGGCTTGCTGCCTTGACAGTATTAGATGTATCTCCAGCAAACCAAATCATTGTGGCAGCTGAAGCTGGTTATACCCATGTTGGTTTAAGACTTATTCCAGCCACACCTACTGAACCTGTTTATGCGACAGTAGGTGACACTCCACTAATCAGGGAAGTAGAGAGGCGATTAAAAGAGACTGGTATCAAAGTTTTAGATATTGAAATTTTCCGACTTAAACCAGATACACGTGTCATCAATTTTTTACCTGTATTAGAAACGGGAGCCCGTTTAGGTGCTAGTCAAGTATTGTTAGCAGGTAATGATCCTGATAGAAATCGTTTGGCTGACAATTTTGCACAATTATGTGAAATTGCAGCACCATTAGGTATCGCAATCAATATTGAACCGATGCCTTGGACTGATATTCCTACCGTCAATTCAGGTGTAGAACTACTTAAAGCCGCGAATCAAAATAACCAAGGTATGATTATTGATCCATTACATTTTGATCGAGGCGCTAATACACTGGAAGACTTGAAAAATGTACCTAAGGATTGTTGGCGTTATATGCAATTATGCGATGGAACTAAAGAAAAACCTAAAGATACCGAAGGATTACTTTACCAAGCAAGAAATTATCGCTTATCACCGGGACGTGGTGGAATTGATTTAGTTTCATTATTGAAAGCTTTACCAGAAATGCCAATTTCAATTGAATGTTGTAATGATGAGTTTGCATTGAGTCATTCTCCAATTGAACGAGCAAAAATGTATTTAGAAGATACAAAACAATTACTTAAACAAGTAGCTGAACTTAATGATTAAAAATTGGAGAGAAGTATGAGAGCAAATATTGATGGTCATTTTTTATTAATTGGACTAATGGCATATCCAATTCGACACAGTTTATCACCGAAGATGCAAAATATTATCTATTCTAAACTAGACGTTCCTTATGTCTATTTAGCTTTTGAAGTGACACAAGAAAAATTACCTGATGCTATAAAAGGTTTACGAGCACTAGGTTTACGTGGTAGTGCAGTATCAATGCCAAATAAACAACTTGTATGCCAATATTTAGATAAATTAACTCCAGCAGTTGAGCTTATTGGAGCATGTAATACCATTTCTAATGATGATGGTGTACTGACTGGATATAACACTGATGGTATGGGATACATGCGCTCATTAAAAGAGGCTGGTGTTGATATTATTGGAAAAAAAATGACATTACTTGGTGGTGGTGGCGCTGCAAGTGCTATTGCCGTACAAGCCGCTCTAGATGGTGTTAAAGAGATTTCTATTTTCAATCAACAAGACGAATGCTTTGATAAAATTGTAGAAATAGCTAAACGAATCAATGATAAAACAAATTGTAAAGCAACAGTTTATGATTTAGCAGATAAAGCCAAATTGCGTCAAGAAATCGCTGAAAGTACAGTATTATGTAATGCAACAGGTGTTGGTATGAAGCCTTTAGAAGGACAAAGTTTAATTACCGATCCTAGTATGTTAAGAAAAGATCTTGTTGTAACCGATTGTATTTATAGTCCGCGTAAAACTAAATTACTAGAAATAGCTGAAGCACAAGGTTGTAAAATATTAAACGGTATCGGAATGATGTTATGGCAAGGTCATGCACAAATTAAAATTTGGACAGGACAAGATGCTCCTATTGATTATGTTAAAGAAAAAATGGGTTTTAATGACTAAATATTTATTTAACATATTGTAATTAATATAAATATTAATATTTATAACAGTATCAATTATCCTCTTTCTCAATTTTGATCGAGAGGATAAAAAAATAAATTTATTGGTGACTAGATGACAAAAATTACAGTGAAAAATTTAGATATTGGTGTTGGAGCGCCTAAAATTATCGTTCCAATTGTGGGTAAAACAGAACAAGAATTAGTAAATGAAGCTGAATTTTTGACTCAAATCGACTTTGATATGGTCGAATGGCGAGTAGATCATTTTCAACATGTTGATGATATTGAAAAAGTAAAACAAACAGCAAACAAATTAAACTCAATCATTGGTCACAAACCAATTTTATTCACATTTCGTACCGCTAATGAAGGGGGCGTTTATCCTGCTTCGGTAGAATTTTATATTAATCTGAATAAACAGATGATTAAAAGTGGATTGATTGATCTTGTTGATATTGAAGTTTTCACAGGCGACAAATATGTAGAAGAAATTGTCGAGTTAGCTCATCAAAATAAGGTTTTAGTTATTGCCTCAAACCATGATTTTGATAAAACACCGCCAAAAGATGAAATTATAGCAAGATTACGCAAAATGCAGGATCTTGGCGTAGATATTCCAAAAATCGCTGTAATGCCACGTTCACGTGAAGACGTGATTAACTTACTTGCTGCAACCGCTGTAATGAAAGATAAATATGCGCATACACCTTTAATTACTATGTCAATGGCAGGAAAAGGCGCGATTAGTCGGGTTGCGGGCGAAACTTTTGGATCTGACCTCACATTTGGCGCAGCAAAACATGCATCTGCACCTGGTCAACTTGATGTAAAAGATCTGCGGTACATTTTAAATATATTACATAAAAGTTTAGCTTGAAAATTATAATTTTCTTATAAAAATTCAAATTGAATACAAATTAAATCAGTGAAAGTCAAATATATAAACTATTAATTTGAAAATATTAATCGTAAATAATCAGCGATTAGTATAAAAAATAATATTAGGAGTCTGTATGAATAACAATTGGTTAGGTTTAGAAGGCGATGTCTGTGTTATCACGGGTGCGGTAGGTGGCATGGGCGCCGAAATTTGCCGAGAATTTGCTAAACAAAAAGCAAATTTAGTACTCATCGATCTTGATGAAACCAAATGCCAAGATTATGCTGCTGAATTAGCCAAAGAATATGGTATTAAAGCGATAGGGTTGGCTTGTAATACAACTGATGAAAAAAGTGTTGACGATGCTGTTGCTTTAGTCAAAAAACAATTTGGTCGCTGTGATGTTTTAGTCAATACTGCGGCAATTTTAAAATTCTGTCCGTTAGAAGATTTACCGCTTGATGAATGGCAACTAACTATTAATGTCAACATGACAGGTTATTTCCTAATGTCTCAACGTTTTGGTCGTATGATGATCGAACAGAAATCAGGTCGCATGGTCCATATCTCAACTGTTGCTTCGCATACACCAGAAACCTATAGTGGTGCATATAGTCCGACAAAAGCTGCTATTTCAATGCTATCAAAACAAATTGCCGCTGAATGGGGACAATTTGGTATACGTAGTAATGCTGTTTGCCCTTGTTTTGTTAAAACACCATTATCGAAAAAATTCTATGAAGATAAAGAAGTAGAAGAAGGTCGTACGCGAATGATTGCAAGCCATCGTATTGGTGAAACAATTGATATCGCTAATGCTGTTTTATATTTAGCCAGTAAACGTTCAGATTATTCTAATGGTACTGAATTAGTTGTTGACGGTGGTTATGAGGTTATGTTGGGTGACTTAGTACCAAGACCAGGTGGACGTCGTCAGTTTGCAATTAATTCACGTAAAGCAAATAAAAGCTAAAATCGATCAATAAGTCTGTTTCTAGATTAAAATCAGATCGCATTTCAACCAAAATACCACTTAGACGTGGTATTTTTTTATTTAAAAAATGAATTAAAAATATAATAAACATCTAAAATTTAAATAATATATAAATAATAATTCCTTTTAAAATCAATTTAATAATTAATTTATTAATAATTATTATTTTTCAAATTTAAAATTTAATTATTTATAATAAAGTAATAAATAAAACTAATTTAATACTGTATTATCATTGTTAAATATATTTAATATGTTTATTTATAACATTTATATATTAATGGTAAATGATAAGAATTTATAGAAAAAATAAATGAATAAATGAGAAAATAAAGAATATATTTATTGATAAATTGTGTATAATAGAGTTAATCGAATATCAATTTAAAATTTAAAAGTAGCACAACTTCAGAGTTGTGTGATGGTATGAGGGAGTAACATGAGCGATTTCTCTTCAATTTTTCAACCTATCACAATTAAACGCACCACGATTAAAAATCGAATTGTAATGCCACCGATTGGAACTAACTTTGCAACCTTAAGTGGTGAATTTGTTGATGACCACATACAGTATTATGAACAACGAGCTAAGGGTGGAACTGGATTAATTATTCTTGAAAACGTCTGTATTGATTACCCATATGGAACTAATGGGACAACACAACTACGGATTGATAATGACCAGTATATACCTGGATTATTTAAATTCACAGAACGTATGCATAAACATGGTGCCACTGTCGCTGTACAAATTAATCATGCAGGTGCATCTGCTTATTTTGGACGACTGAATGGCTTGCAGCCTATTTCTGCATCAAATATTCCATCAAAAACGGGTGGCAATGCTCCAAGACCTATGTCAGTTGATGAAATATATTATGTTGTGAAACAATATGGATTAGCCGCATCAAGAGTACAACGAGCAGGATTTGATGCTGTCGAAATTCATGCAGGACACTCCTACTTACTTAGTCAATTCTTATCTCCAATATTTAACAAACGTACTGACGAATTTGGTGGGAGCGTTGAAAACCGTGCGCGAATAGTTCGCATGGTCATTGACGAAATTCGCAAACATGTTGGACCAAATTTTCTAATAATGTTGCGTTTTAGTGCTGATGACTTTATTGAAGGTGGCAATAGCTTAGAAGATACGCTAGAAATTCTAGAATATTTAAACGAAGGCGTTGATATTTTTGATGTATCAGCGGCTCAAAATGACACTTTATTCATGCAAATCGATCAGATGAACTTACCCGATGGTTGGCGATCATATATGGCGAAAGCAGTGAAAGACAAATTCAACAAACCAACCATTGCCTCAGGAAATTTCCGTGATCCAAAAATTATTGCTGATACGATAGCAAACGGTGTTTCCGATTTTGTTGTAATGGGGCGAGGATTAATTGCAGAACCTTATTGGGTTGAAAAAGTTAAAAATAACGAAATTGATACATTAAGACGTTGTATATCATGTAATATCGGGTGTGCAGATCATCGAATTGCCAAATCTAAACCAATACGCTGCACAGTAAATCCTGATATTATCAGTTATGAAGATTATAAACGCTATCAAATAACTGAACCACTTAATGTAGTGGTAATAGGTGGAGGGACTGCTGGGCTTGAAGCTGCAGCCACCGCAGCCGAAGTTGGTTGTAACGTAACCCTATATGAAGAAAAACCATTTCTTGGTGGATTATCATCCATTATTTCACGTTTTCCTTATAAACGACGTATAGCGGATCTACCAAAATTTTTGATCAACCGTATCAACAAATTAGACAATGTCACAATCCATTTAAATACAAAAGCAACACCAGAGATGGTAGCAAGTCATCACCCTGATCTGGTTGTCGCAGCCACAGGTGCTAAGGCTCTATTACCTCCTATTAAAGGATTACATGAACAGTTAGCAAAAGAGAATCGCAACGTCTTCTCAATTTTTGATCTGATGGATAATTTCGAATACTTTACTGATATTCCTAATAAAAAAATTGTTGTAATCGGTGGCGGAGCTGTCGGTTTAGATGTGGTTGAATATTTCTCTGAAAATAAAGCTAAAAGCACCACTATTGTTGAAATGCAGTCGGCATTAGCAAAAGATTTAGATATGATTGGCCGTTTATCAATGATGAGAATGATTGATGATAATCACGTCAACGTAATGTTAGAAACTACATTACAAGAAGTTAAAGAAGACCGCTTTATTGTTTCTCGAAATGGTCAAATTGAAGAGCTCGATTTCGACTATGGTTTTGTCTGCTTAGGTTTAACCCCTGTGTCAGAATTTACTGAACAATTCCGACAACATGCAGATAAAAACCACTATCAATTCCAACAAATTGGTGATTGCAAACAAGCAAGAAAATTAATTGATGGAATGCGAGAAGGCCGTGATGTCATCGCTGCAATTCAATCTATAGAAAGAAGCCGAGCACATAATATTCGTGGTGTAGATGTTAATTATGCTATTTAGTTTTTCAACTTGTTTATTTCACAATAAATGATTAAAAGAGAACTCAAAACGAGTTCTCTTTTATATTTAATCTAAATGTAATCATATCACTCAAATTTTATCTTGTTAGTTGCATAAATTTTTAAATGATAGTTTTAAACATCATCTTTAATGAAATAACTAGAAGAAAATTCAAAATCTATAAAAAAATATGCTAAAAATAATTTTTTATAGATTTATATGATTGATGTTAATAACTGTAAATTACTATCTTTATAAAACCTAATTAAAATTATTAAAAAATTCCATTTTTATTAATAGATTGAATTTTTTCTACACCTCTTTCAATTACGTCCCAATGTT
The sequence above is drawn from the Gilliamella apicola genome and encodes:
- a CDS encoding MFS transporter; protein product: MNNNNNNSYSIAGSIYANYIIESIALIVIMQFSEEISAQLNTDLVGVGFVASGIGFGKILLMFAGGILSDKFGRKPFILMGMFCYIIFFSGILFCHNITFAFYLAMFIGAGNSFLDTGSMPALTECFPRSAGTASVLIKAFISMGTLVLPFIVTVFHTYHLWYGYAFLFFIACIILNLLLLAPRKFPSKNTVICGNEGNNDYFIGKPNIFFEGILLIIMGFTTTATFVIILQWLPAIAEKGIGMDQMEAKQLISYYSTASIISVFTTAYIVKKFIKPIFCIIILPLLSVLTLLVFLFNLNPTMSLIAAIGMGLTAAGGVLQLTLVVMQQLFPDRKGFAVGTMYTLSGLSFIVIPLIVPKLAMTNVSYAILVDLVVALSSVILGLIVYSRFKKVIDMKKI
- a CDS encoding MFS transporter, coding for MKNKYIPTSICLYMNYFVHGMGAIILAQNMDYLANQLNTDSAGIAYVISGLGIGRLIVLFVMGALSDKFGRKPFVFLGGLFYIGFLLGILISPNLQIAFIFAVLGGIANSTLDAGTYPALMESFPKATGTASILTKAAIAGGQFILPIVMTMIIASKAYYGWSFLFCVAILALNALAVLKMPFPNHKQPAAEEIADESIEKDTKPLPKLKQKANFWIEGICFIIIGYTSTATFYLVSIWLPKFSESVAMMSPSASAQTISYYAIGTLTSVILTSILVKSWIRPVYVVFVYPCLSAIMLFVLFLFPSPMLCMAGGFILGFTAAGGVLQLALTTMSEFYPEGKGKVLGIFFTSSSIATFSIPVITGIISKTSIANIILLDAFIAVLGSVLALVIIARYHKIFELPNRKLS
- a CDS encoding sugar phosphate isomerase/epimerase family protein, which produces MAIERPIGLAALTVLDVSPANQIIVAAEAGYTHVGLRLIPATPTEPVYATVGDTPLIREVERRLKETGIKVLDIEIFRLKPDTRVINFLPVLETGARLGASQVLLAGNDPDRNRLADNFAQLCEIAAPLGIAINIEPMPWTDIPTVNSGVELLKAANQNNQGMIIDPLHFDRGANTLEDLKNVPKDCWRYMQLCDGTKEKPKDTEGLLYQARNYRLSPGRGGIDLVSLLKALPEMPISIECCNDEFALSHSPIERAKMYLEDTKQLLKQVAELND
- a CDS encoding shikimate dehydrogenase, whose protein sequence is MRANIDGHFLLIGLMAYPIRHSLSPKMQNIIYSKLDVPYVYLAFEVTQEKLPDAIKGLRALGLRGSAVSMPNKQLVCQYLDKLTPAVELIGACNTISNDDGVLTGYNTDGMGYMRSLKEAGVDIIGKKMTLLGGGGAASAIAVQAALDGVKEISIFNQQDECFDKIVEIAKRINDKTNCKATVYDLADKAKLRQEIAESTVLCNATGVGMKPLEGQSLITDPSMLRKDLVVTDCIYSPRKTKLLEIAEAQGCKILNGIGMMLWQGHAQIKIWTGQDAPIDYVKEKMGFND
- the aroD gene encoding type I 3-dehydroquinate dehydratase, coding for MTKITVKNLDIGVGAPKIIVPIVGKTEQELVNEAEFLTQIDFDMVEWRVDHFQHVDDIEKVKQTANKLNSIIGHKPILFTFRTANEGGVYPASVEFYINLNKQMIKSGLIDLVDIEVFTGDKYVEEIVELAHQNKVLVIASNHDFDKTPPKDEIIARLRKMQDLGVDIPKIAVMPRSREDVINLLAATAVMKDKYAHTPLITMSMAGKGAISRVAGETFGSDLTFGAAKHASAPGQLDVKDLRYILNILHKSLA
- a CDS encoding SDR family NAD(P)-dependent oxidoreductase, whose translation is MNNNWLGLEGDVCVITGAVGGMGAEICREFAKQKANLVLIDLDETKCQDYAAELAKEYGIKAIGLACNTTDEKSVDDAVALVKKQFGRCDVLVNTAAILKFCPLEDLPLDEWQLTINVNMTGYFLMSQRFGRMMIEQKSGRMVHISTVASHTPETYSGAYSPTKAAISMLSKQIAAEWGQFGIRSNAVCPCFVKTPLSKKFYEDKEVEEGRTRMIASHRIGETIDIANAVLYLASKRSDYSNGTELVVDGGYEVMLGDLVPRPGGRRQFAINSRKANKS
- a CDS encoding oxidoreductase, with the protein product MSDFSSIFQPITIKRTTIKNRIVMPPIGTNFATLSGEFVDDHIQYYEQRAKGGTGLIILENVCIDYPYGTNGTTQLRIDNDQYIPGLFKFTERMHKHGATVAVQINHAGASAYFGRLNGLQPISASNIPSKTGGNAPRPMSVDEIYYVVKQYGLAASRVQRAGFDAVEIHAGHSYLLSQFLSPIFNKRTDEFGGSVENRARIVRMVIDEIRKHVGPNFLIMLRFSADDFIEGGNSLEDTLEILEYLNEGVDIFDVSAAQNDTLFMQIDQMNLPDGWRSYMAKAVKDKFNKPTIASGNFRDPKIIADTIANGVSDFVVMGRGLIAEPYWVEKVKNNEIDTLRRCISCNIGCADHRIAKSKPIRCTVNPDIISYEDYKRYQITEPLNVVVIGGGTAGLEAAATAAEVGCNVTLYEEKPFLGGLSSIISRFPYKRRIADLPKFLINRINKLDNVTIHLNTKATPEMVASHHPDLVVAATGAKALLPPIKGLHEQLAKENRNVFSIFDLMDNFEYFTDIPNKKIVVIGGGAVGLDVVEYFSENKAKSTTIVEMQSALAKDLDMIGRLSMMRMIDDNHVNVMLETTLQEVKEDRFIVSRNGQIEELDFDYGFVCLGLTPVSEFTEQFRQHADKNHYQFQQIGDCKQARKLIDGMREGRDVIAAIQSIERSRAHNIRGVDVNYAI